GGCAGACGTGCTTCATGACGTCGGCAAAATTGCCGGCGTGAAAGGCGTGACGGTAGTTCATCGGGGTGACCGTCCGGGCGGCGGCCGGAAAACGGGCGGCGGAGCCACTGGCCGGACCCCGCCGCCGATCATGCAGATGTGCTTATTTCGGCGCGGCGGCGGCGATGTCCAGCAGCTCGATCTCGAACACCAGGGTCTGGTTGGGACCGATGGCGCGGCCGGCGCCTTGGGCGCCGTACGCCAGTTCCGGCGGCAGGACGATCTTCCACTTCGAGCCCTTGGGCATCAGCACCAGCGCTTCCTGCCAGCCGGGGATGATCTGGTTGACCTGGAAGGTGGCCGGTTCGCTGCGCTTGTAGGAGCTGTCGAACTCGGTGCCGTCCGGCAACGTGCCGCGGTAGTGAACCTTGACCGTGTCGGTGGCCTTGGGCTTGGCGCCCTTGCCCTCGGTGAGGACCTGATACAGCAGGCCGGTTTCGGTTTTCTTCACGCCCTTGGTCTTGGCGTAGTCGGCCCGAAAGGCGCTACCGTCCTTGGCGTTCTTGTCGCCGGCGGCCTTGGCCTTGCCTTCCATGTCGGTGCGCAGCTTGTCGAGTGCGGCCTGCAGGGCGGCCGGTTCTGCGGCCGGCTTGGCGCCGGCCAGGGCATCCTTGAGGCCATCCGCGGCGGCCGCTGGGTCCAGCGGCAGGCCGTCGCGCTTGGCGTTGGCGCCGAACTGGTAGCCGATTGCGTAGGCGGCCTTCTGCTCGTCGGTGGTCAGGGTCGCCGCGATGGCGGCAGTGGAAAAGATGGCGGCGATGGCCACCGGCAGGGCGGTGCGAAGCATGGCGTTCTCGGGTTGCGCAGAGGGGGGAACGGCCGGTGGCCGCGAAAAGGCGCGCCATGATCCCACAACGGCCCTTGCTTGGGGCATCCGCCACCGGCTATAAACCGAGCGGCCGTTTACCCCATCACGAGGAGGGACCCTCATGGCCAGCTTCACGCCTGCCGATCTGGCGGCCCTGGTCGATGCCGACCACGGCTTGCTTAGCCCGCGCATTTTCCAGGATCAGGCCATCTACCAGCAGGAGCTCGAGCGCGTGTTCACGCGCTGCTGGCTGTTCCTGGCGCACGAGAGCCAGCTCAAGAACCCGGGCGACTTTTTCGCCACCTACATGGCCGAAGACCCGGTGCTGGTGGTGCGCCAGAAGGACGGCTCGATCAGCGCCTTCCTGAACCAATGCCGCCACCGCGGCATGCGCCTGTGCCGGGCCGACAGCGGCAACGCCAGGGCCTTCACCTGTTCGTACCACGGTTGGGCCTACGACATGGGCGGCAACCTGGTCGAGGTGCCGTTCGAGAAGGAGGCCTACGGCCAGGTGGACAAGGCGCGCTGGAGCCCGCGCCGGGTGCCGCGGGTGGAGGTCTACAAGGGACTGGTGTTCGGCTGCTGG
This Immundisolibacter cernigliae DNA region includes the following protein-coding sequences:
- a CDS encoding FKBP-type peptidyl-prolyl cis-trans isomerase, producing the protein MLRTALPVAIAAIFSTAAIAATLTTDEQKAAYAIGYQFGANAKRDGLPLDPAAAADGLKDALAGAKPAAEPAALQAALDKLRTDMEGKAKAAGDKNAKDGSAFRADYAKTKGVKKTETGLLYQVLTEGKGAKPKATDTVKVHYRGTLPDGTEFDSSYKRSEPATFQVNQIIPGWQEALVLMPKGSKWKIVLPPELAYGAQGAGRAIGPNQTLVFEIELLDIAAAAPK